A single Lolium perenne isolate Kyuss_39 chromosome 6, Kyuss_2.0, whole genome shotgun sequence DNA region contains:
- the LOC127308839 gene encoding F-box/kelch-repeat protein SKIP4 — protein sequence MESAVFETPLLHGLPDEIALLCLARVPRQCHNALRCVSRRWKALLCSEEWHSYRKRNNLDESWIYVICRGTGCKCYVLAPDPATRTLKVIRVMEPPCSAREGISIEALDRRLFLLGGCSWLKDANDEVYCYDASSNSWSKAAPMPTARCYFVSAALKDKLYVTGGLGLTDKSPNSWDIYDKATDSWFAHKNPMLTPDIVKFVALGGELVTIHKAAWNRMYFAGIYNPVDQTWRGTANEIALCWSGPTVVLDDGTLYMLDQSLGTKLMMWLNETKEWVMLGRLSDKLTRPPCDLVAIGRKIYVIGRGLSTVTVDVDTAARVDGFLVSTSTGPLMEHDFPPERCRVITI from the exons ATGGAATCTGCTGTCTTTGAGACCCCACTTTTACATGGTCTTCCTGATGAGATTGCCCTCCTTTGCTTAGCAAGGGTTCCTCGGCAGTGTCATAATGCTCTCAGATGTGTCTCAAGGAGATGGAAAGCATTGTTATGCAGTGAGGAGTGGCACTCTTACCGCAAGCGGAACAATTTGGACGAGTCTTGGATATATGTGATATGTAGGGGTACTGGCTGCAAGTGCTATGTTCTTGCTCCTGATCCTGCAACTCGTACCTTGAAAGTCATCCGAGTCATGGAACCTCCATGCTCAGCGCGTGAAGGCATTTCCATAGAGGCCTTGGACAGGAGGTTATTCCTGTTGGGTGGTTGTAGCTGGCTAAAGGATGCTAATGATGAAGTGTATTGTTACGATGCTTCTTCAAATTCCTGGAGCAAAGCAGCTCCCATGCCTACTGCTAG GTGTTATTTTGTATCAGCAGCTCTGAAAGACAAGCTCTATGTTACTGGTGGATTAGGTTTGACGGACAAGTCACCTAATTCCTGGGACATTTATGACAAAGCCACAGACTCCTGGTTTGCGCACAAGAATCCAATGCTCACCCCTGACATAGTCAAGTTTGTGGCCTTGGGCGGTGAGCTGGTGACCATCCACAAGGCCGCCTGGAACAGGATGTACTTCGCTGGGATATACAACCCTGTTGACCAGACCTGGAGGGGCACGGCGAATGAGATTGCCTTGTGCTGGTCTGGCCCGACTGTTGTTCTGGATGATGGAACCCTCTACATGCTTGACCAGTCTCTGGGCACGAAGCTGATGATGTGGCTGAACGAGACCAAAGAGTGGGTGATGCTAGGCAGGCTGTCGGACAAGCTCACGCGCCCCCCTTGTGATCTTGTGGCCATTGGTAGGAAGATCTACGTGATCGGCAGGGGACTGAGCACAGTGACGGTTGATGTCGACACGGCGGCCAGGGTTGATGGTTTCTTGGTGTCCACGTCAACTGGCCCCCTGATGGAGCATGACTTTCCACCGGAGAGATGTAGGGTCATCACCATCTGA